The proteins below are encoded in one region of Drosophila santomea strain STO CAGO 1482 chromosome 2R, Prin_Dsan_1.1, whole genome shotgun sequence:
- the LOC120446500 gene encoding protein CLP1 homolog — translation MSEDHGKDYTLEADSELRFEIEQKDAKVLVSLVSGFAELFGTELVKKKQYEFGMGAKVAIFTYQGCVLHVSGKMDVCYISKETPMVQYVNCHAALEQFRMEAEEKDRHGPVAMVVGPMDVGKSTLCRILLNYAVRVGRRPLYADLDVGQGSIAIAGSVATILIERPANVEEGFAKTAPLVYHFGHKSPSGNSILYNAVVSKMAEVTLHSLNSNKRTKSSGIIVNTCGWVKGSGYAHLLHAAKAYGACAIFVLDQERLYNELLRDVPKGVHVVLLPKSGGVVERSKELRHEARDQRIKEYFYGNARAPFYPFSFEVKFQDLRLYKIGAPPLPDSCMPIGMKAEDNKTKVVAVTPTPALIHHVLALSFAESVEDEVIGTNVAGFCCVTEVDMERQAVMLLSPQPRPLPPNALLLWSELQFMDNHT, via the exons ATGTCGGAGGACCATGGCAAAGACTACACACTGGAGGCCGACTCCGAGCTGCGCTTCGAAATCGAGCAGAAGGACGCTAAAGTGCTGGTGTCC TTGGTCAGCGGATTTGCGGAGCTGTTCGGCACGGAGCTGGTGAAGAAAAAACAGTACGAGTTCGGCATGGGCGCCAAGGTGGCCATCTTTACGTACCAGGGCTGTGTGCTCCACGTCTCCGGCAAAATGGACGTGTGCTACATCTCCAAGGAGACACCGATGGTGCAGTACGTCAACTGCCACGCTGCACTGGAGCAATTCCGCATGGAGGCCGAGGAGAAGGATCGCCACGGACCCGTTGCCATGGTCGTCGGTCCCATGGACGTGGGCAAGAGCACTCTCTGCCGCATTCTGCTCAACTACGCTGTGCGCGTGGGCCGTCGGCCGCTGTACGCCGACCTGGACGTCGGGCAGGGctccattgccattgccggCAGTGTGGCCACCATCCTCATCGAGCGGCCGGCAAACGTGGAGGAGGGATTCGCCAAGACAGCGCCCCTGGTCTATCACTTTGGCCATAAGTCGCCCAGCGGCAACAGCATCCTGTACAACGCCGTGGTTTCGAAAATGGCCGAGGTCACGTTGCATTCTCTGAACAGCAACAAGCGAA CAAAAAGCTCCGGCATTATCGTAAACACTTGTGGCTGGGTAAAGGGATCCGGCTATGCGCACCTGTTGCACGCGGCCAAAGCTTATGGCGCCTGCGCCATCTTCGTTCTGGACCAGGAGCGATTGTACAACGAGCTGCTACGTGATGTGCCCAAGGGTGTTCATGTGGTACTGCTGCCCAAGAGCGGCGGTGTCGTTGAGCGCAGCAAAGAGCTGCGGCACGAGGCGAGGGATCAGCGCATCAAGGAGTACTTCTACGGCAACGCAAGAGCGCCCTTCTATCCGTTCAGCTTCGAGGTAAAGTTCCAGGACCTTCGACTGTACAAGATCGGGGCACCGCCGCTGCCCGACTCCTGCATGCCAATTGGAATGAAGGCGGAGGATAACAAGACCAAAGTGGTGGCTGTTACTCCCACGCCCGCACTCATCCATCATGTGCTGGCACTCAGCTTTGCCGAGTCCGTGGAGGATGAAGTGATTGGCACCAACGTGGCCGGCTTTTGCTGCGT TACCGAAGTGGATATGGAAAGACAGGCGGTGATGTTGCTTTCGCCGCAACCGCGTCCTTTGCCCCCGAACGCCCTGCTCCTGTGGTCAGAACTGCAGTTCATGGACAATCACACCTAG
- the LOC120444732 gene encoding LOW QUALITY PROTEIN: uncharacterized protein LOC120444732 (The sequence of the model RefSeq protein was modified relative to this genomic sequence to represent the inferred CDS: deleted 2 bases in 1 codon; substituted 1 base at 1 genomic stop codon), protein MALINKFLCRYSITTGVVVIGTSYVIMDLLRLFYHLTIFYFPGPIFRHWYFEDRSGDEVHDLITVTMMKNRIQVLLVLGIDLLTDIGSLVTFLLSFXSGVITIGIWLLKTIIFILVYLVVILSLVFAYSDHITLALVFVPILVMEIYFLLIVGLHLVNLREPRDTTEESPDETVV, encoded by the exons ATGGCTCTGATAAACAAATTCTTATGTCGCTACTCGATCACCACGGGAGTAGTTGTGATAGGAACCTCCTATGTCATAATGGATTTACTTCGCCTGTTCTATCACCTGACTATCTTCTATTTCCCAGGGCCAATTT TTAGACATTGGTATTTTGAAGACCGCAGCGGAGACGAGGTACATGATCTTATCACTGTCACCATGATGAAGAATCGCATTCAGGTTTTGCTGGTCCTGGGGATCGACCTTTTGACGGATATCGGAAGTTTGGTTACTTTCTTACTC AGTTTTTAGTCTGGAGTAATAACCATAGGAATTTGGTTGTTGAAAACAATCATTTTCATCCTCGTCTACTTGGTCGTTATCCTGTCTCTAGTCTTTGCCTACAGCGATCACATTACATTGGCCTTGGTTTTTGTTCCCATATTGG TTATGGAAATATATTTCCTGTTGATTGTGGGCTTGCACTTAGTGAATCTTCGTGAGCCGAGAGACACGACTGAGGAGAGCCCCGATGAAACAGTCGTCTAA
- the LOC120444776 gene encoding histone H3-like centromeric protein cid gives MPRHGNAKRGPKSTVNNSRPQTDDDTCFRSPEPEDGTDYGLEFTTSQQTQREDNSRRSSTMRKDAERRHPPANRTSTSDEGDDEDQENRGPAAASTRSRRMTVRPETRTRAPRPVAAQNQNQTRQRKMRNPISRTNRLNREILRLQNHPGTLIPKLPFARLVREFIVKYSDEAPLRVTEGALIAMQESCEMFLTQRLEDSYMLTKHRNRVTLEVRDMALMAYICDRNRSS, from the coding sequence ATGCCACGCCACGGGAACGCCAAGCGCGGCCCCAAATCGACGGTGAACAATTCAAGGCCGCAAACCGACGACGACACATGCTTCCGCTCGCCGGAACCAGAAGACGGCACCGACTACGGCCTGGAATTTACCACCAGCCAACAGACGCAACGGGAGGACAACAGTCGTCGTTCCTCGACGATGCGCAAGGACGCCGAACGGAGGCATCCGCCAGCGAATAGGACCTCCACCAGCGACGAGGGGGATGATGAGGATCAGGAAAATCGCGGTCCGGCAGCCGCGTCGACGCGGTCGCGTCGGATGACCGTGCGCCCAGAAACCAGAACGCGGGCGCCGAGACCAGTTGCCGCacagaaccagaaccaaacCAGGCAACGCAAAATGCGCAATCCCATAAGCAGGACCAATAGGCTGAATCGCGAGATACTGCGGCTGCAGAACCATCCCGGCACACTTATACCCAAGCTGCCGTTTGCGCGTCTGGTGCGCGAGTTCATCGTGAAGTACAGCGATGAAGCACCGTTGAGGGTCACCGAGGGCGCCTTAATTGCCATGCAGGAGTCCTGCGAGATGTTCTTGACGCAGCGGCTCGAGGACTCCTACATGCTAACCAAGCATCGCAATCGCGTCACACTGGAGGTGCGCGACATGGCCCTGATGGCCTACATCTGCGACCGAAATCGGTCaagttaa